The genomic stretch AATATAATCAGGGAAAATATTACTATTATAGGAAATTAGGTTTCCTCGAAAAAGAATATTATTACCCGCAGGAATCAAAAAAGGTTAATGACATTTTAAAAGCATTAAAATAAGTTGACATGGAATTTGAATAGAGAATCAACAAATTTAAATTCAGCATGTTATTATTGATTTCTTCAACTACAATGTTGATTGTTGACGATATTCACTATCAAAAAAATAGATTAATTAACTTTATATAATACTCTGTATAAGAAATTAAGAAGTACTATATGTGATATCATTTGCCTTAATATCTCATTGTCTTATAAGTCATAATAGAGTCCTGAAATCCAAGCACTTAGACTTAGATCAAATAATAAGGGTTCTTCTAACTTAAATAGAGATCTTAAATTCGAGTCCTGTAAGCACACCAGTGTTGAGATAAAGCGTTATCACCTTAACTGATCTTTGCTCGGCTCGAATCCCGACTAAATCAGATGGTACActaaaaaaaatgatttgaataGATAGAGTATACGTAAaaatgcatttaattaattaagaaaATCGATCTCAACATTATCCATTAAGATTAAATAATCGATAAGTTGATAGAAAATGGCATTTTAATAGAGTAAGAAATGAGAAGCAGCCAAAATCTTACAACCTCGGAGGCGTGGAGAAATAAATGAGATGCATTTCAGTATATGGACCTATTCAAACAAACACAAATTAGACCGTATAAAGCCGCCAATTACCAAATACAATTGTAAGCTGTAGCTACCTATAGTTCGTCGTTCGACAGCTCACACACTTAACACGTTTTCTTCGACTTTGGTTTACTACGAACTAATCATCGATCCCATGCACACCTATATAAATAATCCTCATTTCTCCATCATATTCCACATCCTACAATTTCATTAAACATCAATTGTTGATATAATTCATAGTTTCATATATACTGATCATTTTGAATAGCATCTACTTGAATTTGATTGCTAAGCTAATTAATTGACACCTTATAATATTTCATTTTCAATCGGGAACTAAACTAAAGTAAGATGTCGACTTCATTTATTTGCTTCATATTGGTTGCTCTTGCGACCACAATGTGCACCGTCAATGCTCAATATTCAACTTTAAGGGCAGGCTTCTATAAATCGACGTGCCCCTCGGCCGAGAAGATAGTAAAAACAGTTGTGAACCGAGCTATTGCTCAAAATCCTGCATTAGGAGCTGGCTTAATTAGAATGCACTTCCATGATTGCTTTGTTCGGGTATGTATATATATCACGCAATTAATTATTTCATCGCTTTAACTAAAAGTTATATTCAATTGATATGTCTTTGGAAAGtaaaattaatttataatttgaaCTAATTTTATGTTTATATTTCTATGTACAGGGTTGTGATGCATCAGTACTACTTGATTCAACATCCGGAAATCTAGCAGAGAAGGATAACGTAGCCAACAATCCGAGTCTAAGAGGGTACGAGGTCATTGACCAAGCTAAGGCCGAGCTTGAGGCTAAGTGTCCACAAACAGTGTCTTGCGCGGACATTATAGCTTATGCAGCTCGTGACAGTGCCTCTAAGCTAGGAGGCCTTAAGTACAAGGTACAGGGTGGTCGAAGGGATGGAAGAGTGTCCCTCAAAGACGAACCAACACAAAACCTTCCAGCGCCTTTTTTTAATCTGCAACAAGTACAAGATAGTTTTACCAAAAAGGGACTTTCTGTAGAGGAAATGGTCATTTTATCCGGGGCTCATTCTATTGGAGTTTCGCATTGCTCTTCATTTACCAAACGACTCTACAACTTCAATTCTACCAACTCACAAGATCCTTCATTGGACCCTAATTTTGCAAGCATGTTGAAATCCAAATGCCCAAATATTCCCCCTAGTGTTTCTGATCCAACAATCGTCCAAGACTTCGTCACGCCTAATAAGTTGGACAACAAATattaccaaaatgtacaaaatggcAAGGCACTGTTCACCTCCGATCAAAGCCTTATGGCTAGTCCTACCACCGTAAACATGGTGAGGAACTTCGATCGTCAAGGCGGGGTTTGGGCTAACAAATTTGCAAGGGCTATGGTTCATATGGGTGCCATTGAAGTGCTTACTGGTGGTGAGGGTGAAATTAGAAAGAATTGCAGGGTTGTTAATCAGTTTTAGCGTACAACTAAAACTACAAGTTGGTAAATAACATTTGACTTGGTTGTTTGTTTAGGTTTCTTAAGTTCTTGTTTTCTTGGTTCGATTCATTCATTCTTTGATTTCAATTAAGTACACAAGTGTGCAAATTGTGAGTAATGTTATAGTTGGACAATATTTTTATGAATAAAGAATTCTTTTTtgactttattttttttaatgtaaTCCTCTTTATTTTAAgtttttttataaaagaaagacggaattcgattttaaaacccctaagttcaccttgactttccattacattttcgttctccctttttgtttttcatcttcccttttttattcgcattttgaggcgtgcgttcacccatggacggtttgAAAgtatgattcatgtcagccgaccccaaatcattttgggattaaggctctgatgttgttgttgttgttgttgttgttgtattcttTTGCGAACGATCTCTCATATAAAGGTAGTGCATTTTTTACTAGGATCATGATAATAGGCGTCCCGCGACAGTTGATACTCTTCTTATTACACTCTAGACTACCGACAAAGCTTTCTTCTTAAACTCTAACTACGACCAACAAGGTTTATGCAAAAGACACTCTTCAATACTAAACGTTACATTCTGAAATTACTTATGACTCGTATGCGCCACACAACCTTCCAAGATGACTTATTAACAATCCTCGATTAAATACCAATGCATTTTATCACTTCCCACCTGATAGTAACGTTGTTAATCAAACCAATAACATGTTATAATGTCGTTTAATGAACCAAAATCGTGTTTTAAGGTCTTTAATACATTGTAAAACTAACGGAAAATCTTTTAAAACCTTATTTAAGTTGCCACATCATAAGTTGGTTTGGGTCCTATCATTTCAGGTTTTATCGGTTATCGGTTAACCTTCGGGTGAGTTCAGGTCGGTTTTGGTTAAGCAAATTATCGGGTTTTATCAAGACAGTGAATAAGTTGGGTTGGTTCTTCGGATGGACAACTTTTGCCAATTCTACCAAAATTCAACTGCAACTAGTAAAATAACATGAAAAAATCAACTTGATAATTAATTTAGAGAGCCAAACCAAGCAAGCAAGACCTCATCTCAATCCTGAAATGACCCGACTCGATGATCACCCGATTCAATAATATACTTGTTAATAACCGAACCCGACAATGACGGACCCAACCAAAATCTGGCCCGACAAATCTCTATGAATAACCCGACCAGATAATGACCTGAACCCGACTAACCAGACCTATAAGTGACCGAAGCTGGCTCGAATGCAATCACGACCCAATATTGACCCGATCGGGACTGACTCAATTCCCACCTACATATATTTACTTATTGGATTGAACTAGGATCGGAATCATTCTTTGGATTATTGGATCCGTAGTTTTGTCCAATAATAGCTGCCAACCACCAAATTCTTGCCACCACTCTCCTACGTTTAATGTTAAGTGTTAGAATGTATGTATAATTGTATATACAGTATATTCTATATATAGGTACATGCAGTTGCCCAATTATAGCAAGAATGAGTAGCATGGATGCAAAGAGGTTTTAGTGTTCTATTTCGTGTTCCACCCAGGGCCGATTCTGACGGGTGCGGGGGATTCATCTGCAATTCTGCACCCTctttaccaaaaataaatacaaatTTGATTGGCAAAGGACcatattaattatgttgatttAGTGGTTTGTGCTATTTTTTCTTATCTTAAAAGGTCATGGGTTCAATCCTTTTattgaacaattttttttaatgttCTTTCACCATATATTtttttcaattaaataagatttttTAATATATAACTCGATTTTTCGTTGTAAATTTTCTTTACGTACCCTCATCTATCAAATCCTAGAATCGCCCCTTATTCCACCATATGTGAAAAGAAGAGAGAGTAAAATATAAAATGACCTACGAAAATGAAAATGGAATACAGAACGAGCTTAATTTATTAATTTAACAATCCTCATTAATTACATTGATTTAAATTCAATATTCAATCTTCGACTTGTTAAATCGGGTCGCTCTAGGATCGGGTCATACGAGTCACGGCCTCACGGGTTCAGTtatggtcagaatacgggtcaataaATAATTTCTAATGCCTTTTTTTAACaactttttaaataaaaaaatattttttaaaaatgttacatattcaaaattaatattttaatcatattcaactaGTATAGTTCACGGtattttttagatttgttttttaAAGAAATTATCTTATTAAATTAATTGTATAAATTAACTATACTTGgagtttaatgttataatgtacggAGTACaaatataatcttagtaagagaTAGAAAACAAAAGTTTACTACAATCAAAAGACACTTTATAAGTTATTTTTGTCTGAAATTATTTTTAACTATAATGTTATATCGTTATATGatatgacataaaataaaattaagtgCTGTAAGATCTAATTAAAATGTGTATAACGAAAACAGGTAAAATTAGTATACTACGCATTTAAAAAGACAATTTAAAATAATTatctaatattttttatttttattttttatttacatAAAGATTTGTTACGTCATAGAAAACCATATTTTGAGTCTAACTAATGAAGGATAATACTACAAAAAGGAGATTTGCGTAACTTTAGAGTATAACTGATAAAGGATAACATTTATGGAAATGATTGTATACTAATAAATTAGGGATAATAATTATTTTTTGTAAAAGAGATAAATATAAATGTAATATTGTTTCCATATATTGTTTTGAGAGTTATTttcttaggcgggaaaactactaagagtttttattctcttagtagtcgGGGAAATAGATAAAACAATATACTACGCATTTAAaaagacaatttataaataaataactaatatttttttatttaaataaaaatttgttACGTCATAGAAAACCATATTTTAAGTCTAACTGATGAAGGATAACATTTATGTGAATGATTGTATACTAATAAATTAGGGATAATAATTGTTTTTGTGAAAGaggtaaatataaatataatattgTTTCCATATATAGTTTTGAGAGTTATTTTCTTAGGCGggactaagagtttttattctcttagtagtagggggatgttTACATCaataattatattgacataattatactccctccattcaactccaaatggTACTTATcactttttcacgtttgccaacgcgagtTTTACTTtgtaaatatctttagttacacaattgtaaaaattataaaagtttgatattttaaatgtactcctaaagacaaataaaacaagatcccacatgaatatattttatcttatatattggGAGGAAATGAGACGATTTTTCttacttgtgaatagtgtacaaaaaagATAACTAccatttggagttgaatggagggagtatttttctAATATTGACCCAATTGGTTGACTCGTCCGGGTCGGCTCTCGGCCCTGAAATaatgggtcatttcgggtttgggTCAAATGGGTTGTCGGATCGAAATTTTCGAGTCTTGGTCCAAGTTGCAGTTCATGATGACTTCATGGTATCCGTATAAAACAATGcaggattaaaaaaaaaaagtttacgtGCGTCGTTGCTTCTGTTTTTCTTCGGTTGAAAGTCTTGAAAATGcaacaaaaaaaatatatacatggGCTGCTGGCCTGCTGCTCCATTTTTACTTGTCATGTAGCCAGTCTTTAGTTTCCTACAGTCTTTAGTTTCATCAATTACTTTGACTTTCTCCTTTATCAATTGTCAGACCATATACCGATATTAATTGTCCTATAATTGATAGCAGAGTGACTAAAAATACTTTTGAGAACATTATTCAATCTTCTTGcactcaattatcgaaatggaaagcgaattctttATCTCAAGCAGGTAGACTCGTTCTTGTAAATGCTAATTTAGCCGCGAAGGGAACTTTTCAGATGCAAAGTTTCCTCCTTCCTTCATCGATCCATAATAGATTAGATAAAATTAATAGAGATTTTCTTTGGAAAAAGAATCCTTCCCAACGTTCTCCTAATTTggttggttggcataaagtttgtttaccaaagtcggttagtggtttaggaattaaatcttctgaagcagctaataaagctcttcaaatgaaactgatggggcatattttgcaccctctgaccaagtcaacacattgagcaaggtcaaagatatccacagcaaagtcaacgacttagacagcttAACCGACGCGACTTTGTCGGATGTCTCATGTGCCTCGGGCTGGGCAACTAGcaccggggcacatatccgcgaactcatatccaagacccctcggcggcgagtcatcGGGCCCGCCGGCCGCCATGGGTCCATCGTAGGgtacatcagtctttccacctgctagccacttggccactacgtgacaaaaggtgaaagtctataaatattcctcaaccctcattgaggaaaggatccacaattcaacctaagaatcactattcatctggtaatatcttccttatctctctacaatatatacttcgtcaagtaacaacaacttacctctctaagttactgacttgagcgtcggagtgagttcgctcggtccaaagccgagccctcagtttgttcactgtttcaggagaccgaaaggagaagccaactaaagacgtcattctacaagcacgggtggtaacaaataactgctctggaattacacccggaacaattggcgccgtctgtggggaaacgatactagaagctagtcacattcattcccaaacaaaaaacaaaaacccacccagaaagctaagaagatgtcgaaacaacaagaggtattcgtgactgacgaaaccgaattctaccatgaggataccgtccacaattACGGTGTTGCGCGACCCTCCACCGCCTAGTAATTCaccgagtacgggatgccaataataccagatatcGCGCCGCTCCCgaccagtcaccatcatgggacatgtggtcgaggCAAAGAAACCGAAGCTACTCCCGGACCTAATTTGTAGTacgccgctcacactgtcacaccgacaagagcggcggaacccgggCCGGGAGACCAGGGGCCCATAAtatgactccaagagacttgaacgagCACCGGAAGAAGCCGGCCCCGTCAAGACGCCGGGAGCCCGGAGCGCTAGTGGCAGAcccgagtccttcccgcactcacgggaggacggcgtcgccgcagccGCCGACGAGGCATTCCCAAGTGGAAGAAGTCGACttaccgagtcggagaagaagtccgactcaccgagtcggggaagaagcccgactcaccgtagtcggagaagaagcccttcccgccacggggagaggagccggactagggatgcgaggagccgatcgccgcgtgtcgttcgacacgtggtcagacagacCCTCAGCACCTACGTCTTAGagaccccggtgccgactaagctaaagttgccacccatagcatacaaaggggaaggcgacccaaccgaccacgtcgaggctttcgagtctcacatgtcggtatgggagcaacccgatgaggtgtggtgccgagttttcccaacaacactgcaggggatggcacaaagttggtacaaggggctacccgatgggtcggtatactgctacgctgacctaaaggacatatttttagcccagtattcttgcaataagaggagggccgttgagacatcggacctcctgactatcagacaggagggaggcgaatCTCTCCGGAGttacgtgaagaggttcgacgccaaggttcagagATTCGTGAGCCGAACAAATGAGCCGGCGTGCGGCCTTCGCggtgatgaaaggcctcccgagaggagacctgaaaaacgagctcatcaagtgcggcggcctgaacttagactccgccaggaagatggccgatcaagccataaaggtggaggactaccacaaaacatgggtgggccccagcgaggccgagcactcagagagtaagagccgccgggaggacaacccggacgaaagacgccgtgacaataataggtcacggtctgacagatccgccaggaaacaggactcggcgggcgccggggggagttcaggaCCGAACTACCAGAAACGTTTCAATGGCCACACCCCCTTGGTCGTATCtgcgccgaggtcttcgcccgagcaagaacgagggtcgaagTGGAAAGGCCTCCCgtgccgaggagtgacggtgacacgagccaagatcgtgagtaccaTGGCCACACCGCCACTTAATCGACGATTGCCGCATCTCgaagaatgccatcgaagagctgatccggaaggggagcctcggcaaatatgtcgccaaaggccaaaagactgatgccggcggcTCGAATAAAAAATCcatcttcgaacggataggagtaatcaaTGTTGTcgtcgggggcaacgagaacggggggtccgctcatgggcacaaaaggcacctgaacgagctgtatcaggccatcaactttgtgcccaaaacagcggccaccgcttccaacatccccgatataactattgggaagaaagactacgagggagtcatcgcccctcacagcgacccacttgtagtccacttggacatatccaaccacctggtcaagaggtgcctggttgacacaggcgcctacacgaacattatgttcagggagtgctttctgggGCTCGGCCTGAagattgaggacttgagcccctgcaccaatccaccGTACGCTTTCTCCGGGCCGGCCGTACCccggggtcaatcagactgccagtgatgttcggcgaggggaacgCGGCTAGGAatatcctagctgagttcgtggtcattgacggctcgtcctcctacaacgttctcataggccgagtcactctgagcgagacCGACGCCGTGATGTCCGTTCgagccctgacactgatgtatgtctcggaccggggggaagcgcataagctcgtctccaaggacgagaaggacgaggtggtcaacgtccagatatctgccagaggatgcaacatgcaatccctcaaagtggcaaagaagtcagaaaaggggaagagcccatccttgcaacaggagggcgactTCATGGATTcaactgtcggcatggtcgaggggGCCGAGACCGAAGAGGTAGAAATTGACCCCGGGCGCACCGTGactatcggtgtcaacctggagccaaaatgcagggccgctctcctagacctgctgaggaagaacaaagacgccttcgcctactcagcggccgagatgccaggcgtgagccgggaggtaattgttcacaagctgaacgtactccccaccgctcgccctgtcaagcaaaggatgaggaactcctcagccgagaaggatgaggccatcaaagccgaggtagataaattactggcggcgggctttatcatgccctGTACTTATCCTgaatggttagctaatgttgtaatggtgaagaagtcgtcgggggcgtggaggatgtgtgtagattttaccaatcttaataaagcgtgccccaaagattgctatcccttgcctcggatagatagtctaatcgacgcgacggcaggctacactatgctgagcctgctggacgccttctcagggtatcatcaggtattcatggccgaggaagacatgcccaaatgcgcattcatcactgctaacggcacatacatgtataaaatgatgccgtttggtttaaagaatgccggcgcaacttacacaagaatagtggacaaagtgttccaaaatcaaaaagggcgaaacattgaggcttacgtcgacgatgctattgtaaaaagcaagtccgacagcgagcacttggccgatttacacgagacattttgttcactaagaaaatacaagatgaagctcaacccaatgaaatgcaacttcggtgtccggcagggaaagttcctcggcgtacttgtcggcgccggggaattgatgccaatccgacaaagtccaagcaatcctggatCTGCGggagccaaggaatcgaaaagaggttatgatgctttgaccggaggatggcggctctagcccgtttcatctctcggtcagccgacaagagcaccccattcttcaaagtgttaaaGGGGAATAAGGACTTCactggggaggaacagagcacgactttcaagcaaccgaaagctcatcttcggactctcccaaccccgtcccgCACCGATCTTGGGGAGATGCTATATCTCAGTACATAGcgagattacctcggccacggtcgatccgtAATCATCGAGAAGAGGACAAACAAAGcagacccaatctactttgtcgccatacgttgttgcccgccgagagaaattacccgccgattgaaaaagcacctttctttgtcgtcgtcgcggcaaggaaactgaaaccctacttcgacgcacatcccgtgacggtcttaaccgaccaaccattggagaaagcattggaaaaatttgagcaatccggtaggctcatcaaatgggcagtagagttatccggcttcggcattcagtacaagccgaggccctcgataaagggacaggcactggcagatttcctggccgagtgcacataccaagaagagcaaaaccccggagtatgggaggtatacaccgacgggtcctccacgacgaacagctcaggagccggcatacttatcatcagcccaaacggggacgagtttgagtacgccttgaaatttaccttctcggcctcaaacaacgagtccgaatacgaggcggtgataaccggagtcgagctagctagggctgccggggcagagcacatcattttgaaaacagattcactcttagtggctaatcaaatcagaggagagtacgagactcgggacgacgggatggtaagatacctggaaagggtaaaagccgacacttcGAAGTTGAAATCCttccagatacaatgcattcccaggtctgagaacaaccgagccgacgctctctcaaagcttgccagttcaaccatcaagaatatcagtcgaaccgtgctggtggacatcaggaatgccaaaagcattactgagaccgtcggcatggtgggcgacatagaggccgagacgacgtggatgactccgataatgaagtacaaactgatgaatgagttaccggaggaccgcagtctctcacagaagataaagaggatcgcagcaagatacttggtgtttgaaggagaattatacaggaggtccgtgacaaggccactcttgaagtgtgtcggtccaaccgacgcggagctaatactgacagaaattcacgaaggcatctgcggccatcacatgggggcaagaacactagcccacaaagctctccgagccggctacttctggcccaccatgcttgcggattccagagccaaaaccaaaaagtgcaacaactgtcaaatgcatgctccggtgatacatgcgccaTCCCGAGACCTGCGCAAATGTACTCGGTCCCCCTTCCTTTTGCACGATGGGGATGGATCtcctagggccatttccaacggcatccggcggaagaaagttcttgattgtcgccgttgactacttca from Silene latifolia isolate original U9 population chromosome 5, ASM4854445v1, whole genome shotgun sequence encodes the following:
- the LOC141656196 gene encoding peroxidase 5-like, with the translated sequence MSTSFICFILVALATTMCTVNAQYSTLRAGFYKSTCPSAEKIVKTVVNRAIAQNPALGAGLIRMHFHDCFVRGCDASVLLDSTSGNLAEKDNVANNPSLRGYEVIDQAKAELEAKCPQTVSCADIIAYAARDSASKLGGLKYKVQGGRRDGRVSLKDEPTQNLPAPFFNLQQVQDSFTKKGLSVEEMVILSGAHSIGVSHCSSFTKRLYNFNSTNSQDPSLDPNFASMLKSKCPNIPPSVSDPTIVQDFVTPNKLDNKYYQNVQNGKALFTSDQSLMASPTTVNMVRNFDRQGGVWANKFARAMVHMGAIEVLTGGEGEIRKNCRVVNQF